A window of the Chloroflexus sp. Y-396-1 genome harbors these coding sequences:
- a CDS encoding FAD-binding oxidoreductase — protein sequence MLLSYWHATLNQPSLTGIDLPPTAGVVVVGAGVVGAATALWLARAGLKPLIIDRHGPAAGASGNNGGILAAGLAENYLAATARYGAATARELYALSLAGQRLMVELIQQEQIECDLRLHGNLNLAIGEAQLTLAGATVAALQADGFPAQLLDRDAAQELVSIPLGAAVSGARFNPAAGTVHSGRLVYGLIAAAQRYGAQCSWGVTLQRIVVTNNSLLLETDCGSIEVAAAVVAVNAWSGEVLPELAQQIQMVRGQMLCTAPVTPFIACGFGANLTSTGEYGQQVPGGQVLFGGCRAIAPNNDVGVPAGEVSSEVQGALETSLGRLFPTLAGIAIERRWSGAMAFTSDYLPIVYHPYSGLFAVGGFSGHGMPFAAIVGRYLAEAVQTGIFPNALTPLRIDRPTLQT from the coding sequence ATGTTGCTTTCGTACTGGCATGCAACGCTCAACCAACCATCACTAACTGGGATCGACCTGCCGCCAACTGCTGGTGTCGTTGTGGTCGGTGCTGGTGTCGTTGGCGCCGCTACTGCACTCTGGCTGGCACGAGCTGGCCTGAAACCGCTGATCATTGATCGTCACGGGCCGGCAGCCGGCGCAAGTGGAAACAATGGCGGTATTCTGGCCGCCGGTCTAGCCGAGAACTATCTGGCGGCCACGGCCCGCTACGGAGCAGCCACGGCCCGCGAACTCTATGCACTCAGCCTGGCCGGTCAGCGTCTGATGGTTGAACTGATCCAGCAAGAGCAGATCGAATGCGATCTCCGTTTGCACGGTAATCTTAATCTTGCAATCGGTGAAGCGCAATTGACTCTTGCCGGTGCGACTGTCGCTGCACTACAGGCTGACGGATTTCCGGCGCAGTTGCTTGATCGGGATGCTGCGCAAGAGTTGGTTTCTATCCCTCTCGGCGCCGCCGTGAGTGGCGCCCGCTTCAATCCTGCTGCCGGTACGGTACATTCGGGTCGCTTAGTATACGGTTTGATTGCCGCTGCCCAACGCTATGGCGCTCAGTGCAGTTGGGGTGTCACACTTCAACGCATCGTCGTCACCAATAATAGTCTACTCCTTGAAACCGACTGTGGCTCGATTGAGGTGGCTGCCGCTGTCGTTGCCGTCAATGCCTGGAGTGGTGAAGTACTGCCAGAACTGGCCCAGCAGATTCAGATGGTGCGTGGACAGATGCTCTGCACGGCGCCGGTTACGCCATTTATTGCGTGTGGCTTCGGCGCCAATCTAACCTCAACTGGTGAATACGGGCAACAAGTACCTGGTGGTCAGGTTCTATTTGGTGGTTGTCGTGCTATTGCGCCGAATAACGATGTTGGTGTTCCAGCCGGTGAAGTTAGCTCTGAAGTACAGGGAGCACTCGAGACAAGTCTTGGCCGCCTGTTCCCAACGCTCGCCGGTATTGCCATCGAACGTCGCTGGTCAGGTGCAATGGCCTTTACCTCCGACTATTTGCCAATTGTCTACCATCCTTATTCTGGTCTGTTCGCAGTCGGCGGTTTTTCTGGTCACGGCATGCCATTCGCTGCTATCGTCGGCCGTTATCTTGCTGAGGCAGTGCAGACCGGTATCTTCCCTAACGCACTGACCCCGCTGCGTATAGATCGCCCGACGTTGCAGACGTAG